Proteins encoded within one genomic window of Comamonas endophytica:
- a CDS encoding gamma-glutamyltransferase family protein — MNNAAFTPGNPYSSVRVPVFARNGVSTSHPLGAQAGLRMLWAGGNAVDAAIAAAAVMTIVEPVSNGLGSDAFCILWDGAQLHGLNASGRAPQGWTPEYFEKRYGRQSKPPRRGVDSITVPGAVSAWVALHERFGKLPFASLMEPAAEIAERGYLVPPVVQQKWAAGAPELQAQPGFAQSFLPAGRPPAVGELFRFPAAARALRAIGATKGKAFYEGEIAAAVTSFVQQHGGCLSMQDMAQHKAEWVTPIAKDYRGYTLHEIPPGGQGIAAQIALGILSNFDLASLPVDGVESQHLQIEAMKLAFADVDRYVADAGMEVTAEQMLDDAYLASRAKLIDPQRAQDFKAGNPVQGGTIYLTAVDESGMMVSFIQSNFAGFGSGVVEPTFGISLQNRGYGFGADPDAPNRANLVGPGKRPFHTIIPAFLTKDGQPVMSFGVMGGNMQPQGHMQTLVRMLDYKQSPQAACDAPRWRYNAGLALNVESGMDPATVAGLQALGHQLEVIDDPYQDFGAGQFIWRMGDPAAEGYQFASDPRRDGLAAGF, encoded by the coding sequence ATGAACAACGCAGCTTTCACCCCCGGCAATCCGTACAGCTCCGTGCGCGTTCCGGTCTTCGCACGCAATGGCGTGTCGACCTCCCACCCCCTGGGCGCGCAAGCCGGCTTGCGCATGCTTTGGGCCGGCGGCAATGCCGTCGACGCGGCCATCGCCGCGGCCGCCGTCATGACCATCGTCGAGCCCGTCAGCAACGGCCTGGGCTCGGACGCCTTCTGCATCCTGTGGGATGGCGCGCAGCTGCACGGCCTCAATGCCTCGGGCCGCGCGCCCCAGGGCTGGACGCCGGAGTATTTCGAAAAGCGCTACGGCCGCCAGTCCAAGCCGCCACGCCGCGGCGTGGACTCCATCACCGTGCCCGGCGCCGTCAGCGCCTGGGTGGCATTGCACGAGCGCTTCGGCAAGCTGCCCTTTGCCAGCCTGATGGAGCCCGCGGCCGAGATCGCCGAGCGCGGCTATCTGGTGCCGCCCGTGGTGCAGCAGAAATGGGCCGCGGGCGCGCCCGAGCTGCAGGCGCAGCCCGGATTCGCCCAGAGCTTCCTGCCCGCGGGCCGGCCGCCGGCCGTCGGCGAGCTGTTCCGCTTTCCCGCCGCCGCGCGCGCGCTGCGCGCCATCGGCGCCACCAAAGGCAAGGCTTTCTACGAGGGCGAGATCGCCGCGGCCGTCACTTCCTTCGTGCAGCAGCATGGCGGCTGCCTGAGCATGCAAGACATGGCGCAGCACAAAGCCGAGTGGGTCACGCCCATCGCCAAGGACTACCGCGGCTACACCCTGCACGAGATTCCGCCCGGCGGCCAGGGCATCGCGGCGCAGATCGCGCTGGGCATCCTGTCGAATTTCGACCTGGCCAGCCTTCCCGTGGACGGTGTGGAGTCCCAGCATCTGCAGATCGAGGCCATGAAGCTGGCCTTTGCCGATGTCGACCGCTATGTGGCCGATGCCGGCATGGAAGTGACGGCCGAGCAGATGCTCGACGATGCCTACCTGGCATCGCGCGCCAAGCTCATCGATCCGCAGCGCGCGCAGGACTTCAAGGCCGGCAATCCGGTGCAGGGCGGCACCATCTACCTCACGGCCGTCGATGAAAGCGGCATGATGGTCAGCTTCATCCAGAGCAACTTCGCCGGCTTCGGCTCGGGCGTGGTGGAGCCTACATTCGGCATCAGCCTGCAGAACCGCGGCTACGGCTTCGGCGCCGACCCGGACGCCCCCAACCGCGCGAACCTGGTGGGCCCGGGCAAGCGGCCGTTCCACACCATCATCCCTGCCTTCCTGACCAAGGACGGCCAGCCGGTGATGAGCTTCGGCGTGATGGGCGGCAACATGCAGCCCCAGGGCCACATGCAGACGCTGGTGCGCATGCTGGACTACAAGCAGTCGCCCCAGGCCGCCTGCGATGCGCCGCGCTGGCGCTACAACGCGGGGCTGGCGCTGAATGTCGAATCCGGCATGGATCCGGCCACCGTCGCCGGCCTGCAGGCGCTGGGCCACCAGCTCGAGGTCATCGACGATCCCTACCAGGACTTCGGCGCCGGCCAGTTCATCTGGCGCATGGGCGATCCCGCCGCCGAGGGCTACCAGTTCGCCAGCGACCCGCGCCGCGACGGCCTGGCCGCGGGCTTCTAG
- a CDS encoding Bug family tripartite tricarboxylate transporter substrate binding protein: MSEHLSRRLFTSCAALLACGALATPALAADAWPSQPLKIVVGFAAGGANDIVARILAKELQQSLGQSVVVENKGGAGGLLANDIVAKSPKNGYTLLLGSIGSNTIAPVLAKKLSYDARKDLEPISLVAESGNALLVNAKLPYKSVKEIIDAARKEPGTINYASSGSGSTLHLAGALFAQQAGVELVHVPYRGNGPAIADVSGGQVQAIFSGIPPAMTSAKTGQTRILAVTTKERVKSLPDVPTVAEAGLPGYAFTSWYGLFTTGGTDPAIVNKLAQEVRKIIARPDVQAQFEVQGLTPVSSDPKAFKAQIDRELTRWTRDVKTLGITAD, encoded by the coding sequence ATGTCCGAACACCTGTCCCGCCGGCTTTTCACTTCCTGCGCTGCCCTGCTGGCCTGCGGCGCCCTGGCCACCCCGGCCCTGGCTGCCGACGCCTGGCCTTCGCAGCCCCTCAAGATCGTGGTGGGCTTCGCTGCCGGCGGCGCCAACGACATCGTCGCGCGCATCCTGGCCAAGGAGCTGCAGCAGAGCCTGGGCCAGAGCGTCGTGGTCGAGAACAAGGGCGGCGCCGGCGGCCTGCTGGCCAACGACATCGTCGCCAAGTCGCCCAAGAACGGCTACACCCTGCTGCTGGGCTCCATCGGCAGCAACACCATCGCCCCGGTGCTGGCCAAGAAGCTCTCCTACGACGCGCGCAAGGACCTCGAGCCCATCTCCCTGGTGGCCGAGTCGGGCAATGCCCTGCTGGTGAACGCCAAGCTGCCCTACAAGAGCGTGAAGGAAATCATCGACGCCGCGCGCAAGGAACCCGGAACCATCAACTACGCCTCCTCGGGCAGCGGCTCCACCCTGCATCTGGCCGGCGCGCTGTTCGCGCAGCAGGCGGGCGTGGAACTGGTGCACGTACCTTACCGCGGCAACGGTCCGGCCATTGCCGATGTCTCCGGCGGCCAGGTCCAGGCCATCTTCTCCGGCATTCCGCCCGCCATGACCTCCGCCAAGACCGGCCAGACCCGCATCCTGGCGGTGACCACCAAGGAGCGCGTGAAATCCCTGCCCGACGTGCCCACCGTGGCCGAAGCCGGCCTGCCCGGCTATGCCTTCACTTCCTGGTACGGCCTGTTCACCACCGGCGGCACGGATCCGGCCATCGTCAACAAGCTGGCGCAGGAAGTGCGCAAGATCATTGCCCGCCCCGATGTGCAGGCGCAGTTCGAGGTCCAGGGGCTGACCCCGGTCAGCAGCGACCCCAAGGCGTTCAAGGCGCAGATCGACCGTGAGCTCACGCGCTGGACCCGTGACGTGAAGACCCTGGGCATCACCGCCGACTGA
- a CDS encoding LysR family transcriptional regulator, translating into MPSLRILRTFLAVATEGSFTAAGHRVALTQVAVGLQMRTLEEDLKRPLFTRQGKQVALNEHGRALVPIATQLVALYEQAKHGTQANAPLAGTVQFGSIVSALSELVRATLELKRHHPAVDLHVVSGKSSRLIAQVENQELDAAVVVHDPALKRPALVWTPLYAEPMVLLAPRTARATEPATMVERYPFIRFDRTEHTGELVDRTLRRLRAKPQEFMELNSIETIVELVSDGMGVAMLPLLARHAWDSNPRLRVVPIAQAAESRQIALVQLRTAARAEVVTAVGQQFLAARGAGR; encoded by the coding sequence ATGCCAAGCCTGCGAATCCTGCGCACTTTCCTGGCCGTGGCCACCGAAGGATCGTTCACGGCCGCCGGTCACCGCGTGGCCCTGACCCAGGTGGCCGTAGGGCTTCAGATGCGCACCCTGGAGGAGGACCTCAAGCGCCCGCTTTTCACCCGCCAGGGCAAGCAGGTGGCGCTCAACGAGCACGGCCGGGCCCTGGTGCCCATCGCCACGCAGCTGGTGGCGCTGTACGAGCAGGCCAAGCACGGCACCCAGGCCAATGCGCCGCTGGCCGGAACCGTGCAATTCGGCTCCATCGTCTCGGCGCTGAGCGAGCTGGTGCGCGCCACGCTGGAGCTCAAGCGCCATCACCCGGCGGTGGATCTGCATGTGGTCTCGGGCAAGTCCAGCCGGTTGATCGCCCAGGTGGAAAACCAGGAGCTCGATGCGGCCGTGGTGGTGCACGATCCAGCCCTCAAGCGCCCGGCACTGGTCTGGACACCGCTGTATGCCGAGCCGATGGTGCTGCTGGCGCCGCGCACCGCCCGGGCAACGGAGCCTGCCACCATGGTGGAGCGCTATCCGTTCATCCGCTTCGACCGTACCGAGCACACCGGCGAGCTGGTCGACCGCACGCTGCGCCGGCTGCGCGCCAAGCCCCAGGAATTCATGGAACTGAACTCCATCGAAACCATCGTGGAGCTGGTGAGCGACGGCATGGGCGTGGCCATGCTGCCGCTGCTGGCGCGGCATGCCTGGGACAGCAACCCGCGGCTGCGGGTGGTGCCCATCGCCCAGGCCGCGGAGAGCCGCCAGATCGCCCTGGTGCAGCTGCGCACGGCGGCGCGCGCCGAGGTTGTGACGGCCGTGGGGCAGCAGTTCCTGGCGGCGCGGGGTGCGGGGAGGTAA
- the cysC gene encoding adenylyl-sulfate kinase codes for MANATNVVPQAGQVARSQREQLLGQRGRVIWFTGLSGSGKSTLAYALEARLHAAGRHCVVLDGDNLRHGLCADLGFSPADRHENLRRAAQVARLFAESGTICLAAFISPMRADREMVRQIVGPQDLYEVYLDCPLEACEARDVKQLYQRARAGAIADFTGVSAPYEPPLAPQLVLATQSQSIEECLQLLVELSAG; via the coding sequence ATGGCGAATGCAACTAACGTGGTGCCGCAGGCGGGCCAGGTCGCGCGCAGCCAGCGCGAGCAGCTGCTCGGGCAGCGCGGCCGGGTCATCTGGTTCACCGGCCTGTCCGGTTCTGGCAAATCCACGCTGGCCTATGCGCTCGAAGCGCGCCTGCATGCGGCGGGGCGGCATTGCGTGGTGCTGGATGGTGACAACCTGCGCCACGGCCTGTGCGCCGACCTCGGTTTCTCGCCCGCGGACCGGCACGAGAACCTGCGCCGCGCGGCGCAGGTCGCTCGGCTGTTTGCCGAGTCGGGAACGATCTGCCTCGCCGCCTTCATCTCCCCCATGCGCGCCGACCGGGAGATGGTGCGGCAGATCGTCGGGCCGCAGGACCTGTACGAGGTGTACCTCGACTGCCCGCTCGAGGCCTGCGAGGCGCGCGACGTGAAGCAGCTCTACCAGCGCGCGCGCGCGGGCGCGATTGCCGATTTCACCGGTGTGAGCGCGCCCTACGAGCCGCCGCTGGCGCCGCAACTGGTGCTGGCGACGCAGAGCCAGTCCATTGAGGAGTGCTTGCAGTTGTTGGTCGAGTTGAGCGCTGGATAA
- a CDS encoding HlyD family efflux transporter periplasmic adaptor subunit encodes MWSDRFSQDEDARRQAHVRRLQNVHRGNQGWLLGLLFVAVLVFGVWATMFRIDEVARAGGEVIARSRVQVIQSVDGGVLEQLLVREGDRVEPGQLLARLEQTRFGASVGEVEARLFGLQAKIVRLRAEVTGEGRLAFPADLVARSGETARVEEALFRQRRQGIDEELRTLRVAVDLAQKEQRIVDQLYADGDASGSEVLRVQRGFNEAQARLANRRNKFLEDARIDLAKAEDDIAQGAQTLTRRKQEQSDSVFTAVVPGIVKNIRVTTVGGVLRAGEELMQIVPVDDELMVEAKVSPADISRVVPGLEATLRFDTFDYTIFGGVKGRVAYVSADSLKEETSRGVDTYYRVRIEPSSLPVTTTTGRTLEILPGMTAQVDIRTGERSLMDYLLKPLRKTMNESFGER; translated from the coding sequence ATGTGGTCTGATCGTTTCTCTCAGGATGAAGACGCGCGCCGGCAGGCGCATGTGCGCAGGCTCCAGAATGTCCACCGGGGGAACCAGGGCTGGTTGCTGGGCCTGCTTTTCGTGGCGGTGCTGGTCTTTGGGGTGTGGGCCACGATGTTCCGCATCGATGAGGTCGCGCGCGCCGGGGGCGAGGTCATCGCCCGCAGCCGGGTGCAGGTCATCCAGTCGGTGGACGGCGGCGTGCTCGAGCAACTGCTGGTGCGCGAGGGCGACCGGGTGGAGCCGGGGCAATTGCTGGCGCGCCTGGAGCAGACACGCTTCGGCGCCTCGGTGGGCGAGGTCGAGGCGCGGCTTTTTGGCCTTCAGGCCAAGATCGTGCGGCTGCGCGCCGAGGTCACGGGCGAGGGGCGGCTGGCTTTTCCCGCGGACCTGGTGGCGCGCTCGGGGGAAACCGCGCGCGTCGAGGAGGCCCTGTTCAGGCAGCGCCGCCAGGGCATCGACGAGGAGCTCAGGACGCTGCGCGTGGCCGTCGACCTGGCGCAAAAGGAGCAGCGCATCGTGGACCAGCTCTATGCCGACGGCGATGCCAGCGGCTCGGAGGTCCTGCGCGTGCAGCGCGGGTTCAACGAGGCGCAGGCGCGGCTGGCGAACCGGCGCAACAAGTTCCTGGAGGACGCGCGCATCGACCTGGCCAAGGCCGAGGACGACATCGCGCAGGGTGCGCAGACGCTCACGCGGCGCAAGCAGGAACAGTCGGACAGCGTGTTCACCGCGGTGGTGCCCGGCATCGTCAAGAACATCCGCGTGACCACGGTGGGCGGCGTGCTGCGCGCGGGGGAGGAGCTGATGCAGATCGTGCCGGTCGATGACGAGCTCATGGTCGAGGCCAAGGTCAGCCCGGCGGATATCTCGCGCGTCGTTCCGGGCCTGGAGGCGACCCTGCGCTTCGATACCTTCGACTACACCATCTTCGGTGGCGTCAAGGGCCGCGTCGCCTATGTCAGCGCCGACAGCCTCAAGGAGGAAACCAGCCGAGGCGTGGACACCTACTACCGGGTGCGCATCGAGCCCAGCAGCCTGCCGGTGACCACGACCACGGGGAGGACGCTGGAGATCCTTCCGGGCATGACGGCGCAGGTGGACATCCGCACCGGCGAGCGCTCGCTGATGGATTACCTGCTCAAGCCGCTGCGCAAGACCATGAACGAATCCTTTGGAGAGCGCTGA
- a CDS encoding ATP-binding cassette domain-containing protein, producing MQSSVPKNFTAPSAELIGRLLARLQVPFDAQSLAQAWAQPDVNAERGPAHWLGQVLRQAGLKNVMPVALAWRRFDRRRLPALVLHEGGWFLVERQPLGPLLLSGADGQQQPIDDAALQDAVVLWLRAPVASAKVPVTGNLAARLVWRELFRDRGWLSKIVVATVLVNLLAVMTSIFAMQVYDRVVPTMAYATLTTLVSGMCLIVVLDWLLKTTRARIIDSLSCAVDQRVSQQVYEHLLHLRLDLQPRSLGTLAAQVSSLDAVRNFFSSGVIFALVDLPFALLFLAFIAIIGGAVGWVYALMLPVALVLGYSTQLRLRALLRQQMLRSHERQGLLVDTIRGAESIRANNAAWQFSQDWQAITASIDGYGVQQREISSISSVSTSSLSTLAYVAAIVVGVWQIEAGLLTMGGLIACSILGGRVIAPIAQSAQYMVQWQHVTQALQMVHQVLQLEGERRPGQHLLLPDESPRTLEVEKLRYAYPESPVCQLDIEQLRFKAGERVLLVGPVGCGKSTLLKALAGLYRPSEGRVRLGDADLWELDPQLVASQVGYLPQSPHLFKGTLRSNLALSGAGGDSRLLQITRELGIDAIAAASPQGMELAISEGGEGLSGGQRQLVAVARLLISQPRIWLLDEPTASLDAEAEQKVWRTLESALGPDDVLIVATHRPVAAARLATRVIAMQQGRIVKDGAPEVVLAQLLARPAPAVKMAKEVSINVV from the coding sequence ATGCAGAGTTCCGTTCCTAAGAATTTCACGGCCCCTTCTGCTGAGCTGATCGGGCGGCTGCTCGCGCGGCTGCAGGTGCCCTTCGATGCGCAGTCGCTGGCCCAGGCCTGGGCGCAGCCGGACGTGAACGCCGAAAGGGGCCCGGCCCACTGGCTGGGCCAGGTGCTGCGCCAGGCCGGCTTGAAGAACGTGATGCCGGTGGCGCTGGCGTGGCGGCGTTTCGACCGGCGGCGCCTGCCGGCGCTGGTGCTGCACGAGGGCGGCTGGTTCCTGGTGGAGCGCCAGCCCTTGGGCCCGTTGCTGCTGAGCGGCGCCGATGGCCAGCAGCAGCCCATCGACGACGCGGCGCTGCAGGACGCGGTGGTGCTGTGGCTGCGCGCCCCGGTGGCCAGCGCCAAGGTGCCGGTCACGGGCAATCTCGCGGCACGCCTGGTGTGGCGCGAGCTGTTTCGCGACCGCGGCTGGCTGAGCAAGATCGTGGTCGCCACGGTGCTGGTCAACCTGCTGGCCGTGATGACCTCGATCTTCGCGATGCAGGTCTACGACCGGGTGGTGCCCACCATGGCCTATGCGACGCTGACCACGCTGGTTTCCGGCATGTGCCTGATCGTCGTGCTGGACTGGCTGCTGAAGACGACGCGGGCCCGGATCATCGACAGCCTGTCGTGCGCGGTGGACCAGCGCGTGTCGCAGCAGGTCTACGAGCATCTGCTGCACCTGCGCCTCGACCTGCAGCCGCGCAGCCTGGGCACGCTGGCCGCGCAGGTCAGCAGCCTCGACGCGGTGCGCAATTTCTTCAGCTCCGGCGTGATCTTCGCGCTGGTCGATCTGCCCTTCGCGCTGCTGTTCCTGGCCTTCATCGCCATCATCGGCGGCGCGGTGGGCTGGGTCTATGCGCTGATGCTGCCGGTGGCGCTGGTGCTGGGCTATTCCACCCAGTTGCGCCTGCGCGCGCTGCTGCGCCAGCAGATGCTGCGCAGCCACGAGCGCCAGGGCCTGCTGGTCGACACCATCCGCGGCGCCGAGTCGATCCGCGCCAACAACGCGGCCTGGCAGTTCTCGCAGGACTGGCAGGCGATCACCGCCAGCATCGACGGCTACGGCGTGCAGCAGCGCGAGATCAGCAGCATTTCCTCCGTGAGCACCTCGAGCCTATCGACGCTGGCCTATGTGGCGGCGATCGTGGTCGGCGTCTGGCAGATCGAGGCCGGGCTTTTGACCATGGGCGGGCTGATCGCCTGCAGCATCCTGGGCGGGCGCGTGATCGCGCCGATCGCCCAGAGCGCGCAGTACATGGTGCAGTGGCAGCATGTGACGCAGGCGCTGCAGATGGTGCACCAGGTGCTGCAGCTGGAGGGCGAGCGCCGCCCCGGCCAGCACCTGCTGCTGCCCGACGAGTCGCCGCGCACGCTGGAGGTGGAGAAGCTGCGCTACGCGTACCCCGAGTCGCCGGTGTGCCAGCTCGATATCGAGCAGCTGCGCTTCAAGGCCGGCGAGCGCGTGCTGCTGGTCGGGCCCGTGGGCTGCGGCAAGTCGACGCTGCTGAAAGCCTTGGCCGGCCTGTACCGGCCCAGCGAGGGGCGGGTGCGGCTGGGCGATGCCGACCTGTGGGAGCTCGATCCGCAGCTGGTGGCAAGCCAGGTGGGGTACCTGCCGCAGAGCCCGCATCTGTTCAAGGGCACGCTGCGCAGCAACCTCGCGCTGTCGGGCGCGGGCGGCGACTCGCGCCTGCTGCAGATCACGCGCGAGCTGGGCATCGACGCCATCGCGGCGGCCAGCCCGCAGGGCATGGAGCTGGCGATCAGCGAGGGCGGCGAGGGGCTCTCGGGCGGGCAGCGCCAACTGGTGGCCGTGGCGCGCCTCTTGATCAGCCAGCCCCGCATCTGGTTGCTCGACGAGCCCACGGCGTCGCTCGATGCCGAGGCCGAGCAAAAGGTCTGGCGCACGCTGGAGTCGGCCCTGGGGCCGGACGACGTCCTCATCGTCGCGACCCACCGGCCGGTCGCGGCCGCGCGCCTGGCCACACGCGTGATCGCGATGCAGCAGGGCCGGATCGTGAAGGATGGCGCGCCGGAAGTGGTGCTGGCGCAGTTGCTGGCGCGCCCGGCCCCCGCGGTGAAGATGGCAAAAGAGGTGAGCATCAATGTGGTCTGA
- a CDS encoding TolC family protein, which produces MANSGRGWMLCALLLACGAPAAAQPVDGLQAALQAALGWHPAINGKQAQIKAREYSADAARAQRLPTLSFQAQQYGSGNGDSASGAGSSLPTTLRARQPLWAFGRIDSAIALADAETTRERVDLLRVRRDLLDRTSRAYARVLGSRALLAVAQANLAAHRDLLAQIQRRQTGQLASVADVRLATTRMSQAQARADRYLGDLEIAQSDLRALTRVELAAEQPVPEGLLALGDAAMLRQAALDNSAEIRLKRQEIDLAAAGVEQASKASMPTLYMQADKDHGRAGYREAVRVSLVFEATLEGMGYAAGSRTGAAIARQQAAEDGLADTTNEIERSVRSLQRSRQLQEEMIEVQGATLGELQEVLASYQRQYVAGSKSWLEVLNFQRELSEQQLQLAQARSDWTLLSLQLAALVGGLDPLVESEMKAF; this is translated from the coding sequence ATGGCAAATTCCGGGCGCGGCTGGATGCTGTGCGCGTTGCTGCTGGCATGCGGCGCACCCGCCGCGGCGCAGCCGGTCGATGGCCTGCAGGCGGCCCTGCAGGCGGCGCTGGGCTGGCACCCCGCGATCAACGGCAAGCAGGCACAGATCAAGGCGCGTGAATATTCGGCGGATGCCGCGCGCGCCCAGCGCCTTCCGACGCTGTCCTTCCAGGCGCAGCAATATGGCTCGGGCAATGGGGATTCCGCCAGTGGCGCGGGCTCTTCCCTGCCCACCACGCTGCGCGCGCGCCAGCCGTTGTGGGCCTTTGGCCGCATCGACAGCGCCATCGCGCTGGCCGATGCCGAAACCACGCGCGAGCGCGTGGACCTGCTGCGCGTGCGGCGCGACCTGCTCGACCGCACTTCGCGCGCCTATGCCCGCGTGCTGGGCAGCCGCGCGCTGCTGGCGGTGGCGCAGGCCAACCTGGCGGCGCACCGCGATCTGCTGGCGCAGATCCAGCGCCGGCAGACCGGCCAGCTGGCCTCGGTGGCCGATGTGCGCCTGGCGACCACGCGCATGTCGCAGGCCCAGGCGCGCGCCGACCGCTATCTGGGGGATCTGGAGATCGCGCAGAGCGATCTGCGCGCGCTCACGCGGGTGGAATTGGCCGCCGAGCAGCCCGTGCCCGAAGGCCTGCTCGCGCTGGGCGATGCCGCGATGCTCAGGCAGGCGGCGCTCGACAACAGCGCCGAGATCCGGCTCAAGCGCCAGGAGATCGATCTTGCCGCAGCTGGGGTCGAGCAAGCGAGCAAGGCCTCGATGCCCACGCTCTACATGCAGGCGGACAAGGACCACGGCCGTGCCGGCTACCGCGAGGCCGTGCGCGTGAGCCTGGTGTTCGAGGCCACGCTCGAAGGCATGGGCTATGCCGCGGGCAGCCGCACCGGCGCGGCCATCGCGCGCCAGCAGGCGGCCGAGGATGGCCTGGCCGATACGACCAACGAGATCGAGCGCAGCGTCAGAAGCCTGCAGCGAAGCCGCCAGCTGCAGGAAGAGATGATCGAGGTGCAGGGAGCGACGCTGGGAGAGCTGCAGGAAGTGCTGGCCTCCTACCAGCGCCAGTATGTCGCGGGCAGCAAGAGCTGGCTCGAGGTGCTCAATTTCCAGCGCGAGCTGAGCGAGCAGCAATTGCAACTGGCGCAGGCGCGCAGCGACTGGACCCTCCTTTCGCTGCAGCTTGCGGCCCTGGTCGGCGGGCTCGATCCGCTGGTCGAATCGGAAATGAAAGCGTTCTGA